One genomic segment of Dehalogenimonas alkenigignens includes these proteins:
- a CDS encoding YkgJ family cysteine cluster protein, producing MALQVQNEAETEPAFRCFCCGVCCSKYQVQMTIGEAHRIAEKLRIEWDTFESGYLDNAWPDVKTVLLRHSGGHCVFLEPQPGGRIFFCRIQKFKPASCVEWNADADKKDCRDGLARCWNLKVDEAGHFVGEAADVASLQAFIVSLEQT from the coding sequence TTGGCACTTCAGGTACAAAATGAAGCCGAAACCGAACCAGCTTTCCGGTGTTTCTGCTGCGGCGTCTGTTGTTCCAAATACCAGGTGCAGATGACAATCGGAGAGGCTCACCGTATCGCCGAAAAGCTGAGGATTGAATGGGACACCTTCGAGTCGGGCTATCTTGACAATGCTTGGCCAGACGTTAAAACGGTGCTCTTGCGCCACAGCGGCGGCCACTGTGTGTTTTTGGAACCTCAACCCGGCGGGAGAATCTTCTTTTGCCGCATCCAGAAGTTCAAGCCGGCTTCATGTGTCGAATGGAACGCCGACGCGGATAAAAAAGACTGCCGTGATGGGCTGGCAAGGTGCTGGAATCTAAAGGTTGATGAAGCTGGTCATTTTGTCGGCGAAGCGGCAGACGTGGCCTCGCTGCAAGCCTTTATCGTTTCGCTGGAACAAACCTAA
- a CDS encoding universal stress protein — MPQIKQVVIPLDGSAEAEITLPYGLALAQHFQAALELVSVDESGGADTTNLFRSYHQHLDERLKSKYPGAPAWQTYLRSGKAPDEINKFIAEKNADLVILSAHGSSGRGAVLLGKTAAKILSGIIKPAILVQTPPPEGSPLFSKILVPLDGSGIGQAALDLVAELAPAFGAEVVLIQVVEPVRYMPSVDGLGAYTLPIDDAEIEKEASIFLARRAEVLQQKGIKVSTVVKTGSAADLILKYASENKVDLIAMSTHGLSGITRWVFGSVTEKIMQYGTLPVLVVHPPGG; from the coding sequence ATGCCCCAGATCAAGCAGGTGGTGATACCGCTGGACGGATCGGCCGAGGCCGAAATCACCCTGCCGTATGGCCTAGCCCTGGCGCAGCACTTCCAGGCCGCCCTGGAACTCGTCTCTGTGGACGAAAGCGGAGGCGCCGACACAACCAACCTGTTCCGCAGCTACCATCAGCACCTCGACGAACGACTCAAGTCTAAATACCCGGGTGCGCCAGCCTGGCAGACTTACCTCCGCAGCGGCAAGGCACCCGATGAGATCAACAAATTCATCGCCGAAAAAAATGCCGACCTGGTCATCCTATCCGCCCATGGCTCCTCCGGTCGCGGTGCGGTGCTTTTGGGCAAAACGGCGGCTAAGATATTGTCCGGTATCATCAAACCCGCGATTCTTGTTCAGACCCCGCCGCCGGAGGGCTCGCCATTGTTCAGCAAGATCCTGGTACCGCTGGACGGTTCCGGCATCGGCCAGGCCGCGCTAGACCTGGTTGCTGAACTGGCCCCGGCTTTCGGCGCCGAGGTGGTACTAATCCAGGTAGTTGAGCCAGTGCGCTATATGCCCAGCGTCGACGGCTTGGGCGCCTATACGTTGCCCATTGACGACGCCGAGATCGAAAAAGAGGCGAGTATCTTCCTGGCTCGGCGTGCCGAAGTACTGCAGCAGAAGGGTATCAAGGTGTCAACAGTGGTCAAGACCGGCTCAGCCGCGGACCTCATCCTGAAATATGCATCGGAAAACAAGGTCGATCTGATCGCTATGTCCACCCACGGCCTGTCCGGCATTACTCGCTGGGTCTTCGGTTCCGTCACTGAGAAGATCATGCAGTATGGGACACTGCCGGTTCTCGTCGTCCACCCGCCCGGAGGTTGA
- a CDS encoding type IV pilus twitching motility protein PilT: protein MDVLELVRKAVDLKASDLQLVIDSPPLLRIDGELQAVEGFGDLTPHDIDVALVQLTDEDQRQVFLNTKELDFAYSMQDLGRLRCNVARQMNGLSLAIRLLPPKVPTIDELELPQILKELVQQPRGLLLVTGPTGSGKSTTLAAMIHHLNQTGGHHIITIEDPIEYVHRRIKCAITQRQLGDDTTSYPSALRHILRQNPDVIMLGEIRDPETAAAALAVAETGHLVLSTSHAPSAPQAVERIIDLFPPQERHLAETRLASLLVAVVCQTLVPRADSSGRIAAVELMIATPAARALIRDGKVYQLHNVITTSRENGMVTMDEALAELYKNGKISLKALFAHCNDSNEVKKYLGTTLHPFEETVKKQPAKKGVAAPKES from the coding sequence GATTGACAGCCCGCCGCTCCTTAGAATCGACGGCGAACTCCAGGCGGTTGAAGGGTTCGGGGATCTGACGCCGCACGATATTGATGTCGCTCTGGTTCAGCTTACCGATGAAGATCAGCGTCAGGTTTTCCTGAACACCAAAGAACTGGATTTCGCATATTCGATGCAAGACCTGGGCCGGCTGCGGTGTAACGTGGCCAGGCAGATGAACGGTTTGAGCTTGGCTATCCGGCTTCTGCCGCCGAAAGTACCGACTATCGACGAACTTGAGCTGCCTCAGATTCTGAAGGAACTGGTGCAGCAACCCCGTGGTTTGCTGCTGGTCACCGGCCCGACCGGCTCCGGTAAGAGCACCACTCTGGCGGCGATGATCCACCACCTGAACCAGACCGGTGGTCACCATATCATCACCATCGAAGATCCGATCGAATATGTTCACCGCCGGATCAAATGCGCTATCACCCAGCGCCAGCTTGGAGACGACACCACCTCTTACCCTTCAGCGTTGCGCCACATCCTGAGACAGAACCCGGACGTCATCATGCTGGGCGAAATCCGCGACCCGGAAACAGCCGCCGCCGCGTTAGCCGTGGCTGAAACCGGGCACCTGGTGCTCTCCACCAGCCACGCACCTTCAGCGCCCCAAGCGGTTGAACGCATCATAGATCTGTTCCCGCCGCAAGAGCGGCATCTCGCAGAGACCCGACTTGCCTCGCTATTGGTTGCGGTGGTTTGCCAGACGCTGGTACCCCGTGCCGACAGTTCCGGACGCATCGCCGCGGTTGAGTTGATGATTGCCACGCCGGCCGCACGCGCCCTAATCCGGGATGGTAAGGTTTATCAGCTGCACAATGTCATCACCACCAGTCGGGAGAACGGTATGGTGACGATGGACGAAGCACTGGCTGAACTTTATAAAAACGGCAAAATAAGCCTGAAGGCGCTTTTTGCCCACTGCAACGATTCCAACGAGGTGAAGAAGTACCTTGGCACGACGCTACATCCTTTTGAAGAGACCGTAAAGAAGCAGCCTGCCAAAAAAGGCGTAGCGGCGCCGAAAGAATCCTGA
- a CDS encoding class I SAM-dependent methyltransferase — protein sequence MTNNHFETGNAARLDNPGRIAELRIPELLRKAGGVKAGTVCVDLGCGTGTFALPMAEIVGTVGYVYAVDDSDAMLDILKSRKPPKNVLPVKSDFTKTGLDDGIAEFCLAAFILHETKEPQKALDEAYRLLKSGGRLLAMEWRAEFDSPGPPQKIRISAEKIEAMFRRAGFKDFRCDNWTEKHYYSLGLK from the coding sequence ATGACCAATAATCATTTCGAGACCGGCAATGCCGCCCGCCTGGACAACCCAGGCCGCATCGCCGAGCTGAGGATTCCTGAACTTCTCCGCAAGGCCGGCGGGGTGAAAGCCGGGACGGTCTGCGTCGACCTGGGCTGCGGTACAGGGACGTTTGCCTTACCTATGGCGGAGATCGTCGGAACGGTGGGCTATGTCTACGCCGTCGATGACTCTGACGCCATGCTCGATATCCTGAAATCCCGCAAGCCGCCAAAAAATGTCCTGCCGGTCAAATCAGACTTCACCAAAACCGGCCTGGATGACGGTATCGCCGAATTCTGTCTGGCGGCATTTATCCTGCACGAGACCAAAGAGCCGCAGAAGGCACTCGATGAGGCTTACCGGTTATTAAAGTCGGGCGGCAGGCTGCTGGCGATGGAGTGGCGGGCGGAATTCGACAGCCCCGGCCCGCCGCAGAAGATAAGAATATCAGCCGAAAAAATCGAAGCCATGTTCCGTCGGGCGGGCTTTAAAGACTTCCGGTGCGATAACTGGACGGAGAAGCATTATTACAGTCTCGGCCTGAAATAA
- a CDS encoding radical SAM protein: protein MTDPGYIQLYESGELEQRVQRLEARLEHCDICPRRCGANRLNGEIGSCNAGKLVAVAAVCAHRGEEPAISGSRGSGTVFFGNCNLRCVYCQNYQISQDPERQRPNQITPSRLSNRMLYIQNDLDCHNINLVSPTQYVPQIMRAIYEAVPRGLNLPIVYNTNAYDAVDTLRELEGVVDIYLPDLKYASNSIAAKLSDVAHYVPTARAAITEMYRQVGNLVVDSDDIAVRGLIVRHLILPNELAGSEESMRWIASELSPSVTVSLMAQYYPRHKAMEVPPIARSITTAEYRRVVNLLDVLGLENGWLQGEGSRDYYLPDFNFEGHPFERG, encoded by the coding sequence TTGACTGATCCCGGCTATATCCAACTCTATGAGTCCGGCGAGCTTGAACAGAGGGTCCAACGGCTTGAGGCTCGTCTTGAACACTGCGATATCTGCCCCCGCCGCTGCGGCGCAAACCGGCTGAATGGAGAGATCGGTTCCTGCAACGCCGGCAAACTGGTGGCTGTCGCTGCAGTCTGTGCTCACCGCGGGGAGGAGCCGGCCATCTCGGGCAGCCGCGGCTCCGGTACCGTCTTCTTCGGCAATTGTAATCTTCGCTGTGTCTACTGCCAAAATTATCAGATTTCCCAGGACCCGGAGCGGCAGCGCCCAAACCAAATAACACCCTCGCGCCTTTCCAACCGGATGCTGTATATTCAGAACGACCTGGACTGTCATAATATCAATCTGGTCAGTCCCACTCAATATGTGCCGCAGATCATGCGCGCCATTTATGAGGCCGTACCGCGCGGCTTGAATCTTCCAATTGTCTACAACACGAACGCTTATGACGCCGTGGATACGCTGCGGGAATTGGAAGGCGTGGTGGATATCTACCTGCCGGATCTTAAATACGCTTCCAACAGCATCGCCGCTAAACTGTCAGATGTCGCTCACTATGTACCAACCGCCCGGGCGGCAATAACCGAAATGTACCGTCAGGTCGGCAACCTGGTGGTTGACAGCGACGATATCGCGGTGCGCGGCTTGATTGTCCGTCACCTGATCCTGCCTAATGAGTTGGCCGGGAGCGAAGAATCGATGCGTTGGATCGCTTCTGAACTGTCGCCTTCGGTAACGGTCAGCTTGATGGCCCAATACTACCCGCGGCACAAGGCGATGGAAGTACCGCCTATCGCCCGCAGCATCACCACCGCAGAATACCGCCGCGTGGTTAACCTGCTGGACGTCCTTGGTTTGGAGAACGGTTGGCTTCAGGGCGAGGGCTCCAGGGACTATTACCTGCCGGATTTCAACTTCGAAGGTCACCCCTTCGAGCGGGGGTAG
- the uvrB gene encoding excinuclease ABC subunit UvrB — MTEFNLVSDFGLMGDQPQAVSGLTQGLADGLKDQTLLGVTGSGKTFTMANIIARCGRPALIISHNKTLAAQLYAEFREFFPNNAVEYFVSYYDYYQPEAYVPSKDMYIEKDADINDEIDKLRHAATRSLLSRRDVIIVASVSCIYGLGEPEEYMKFILNLEKGARYNRSDILHRLVDMQYERNDLDFSRGKFRLRGDTLELQPAYEETAIRVEFFGDEIERMLRIDPLTGEYLEELKLVDIYPAKHFVTSPEKLVKAIQAIREELVQRVGELKKQGKLLEAARLEQRTNYDLEMLEQAGYCNGVENYARHLAGRPAGSSPWTLLDYFPKDYILFVDESHMSLPQIRGMYNGDRARKEILVDYGFRLPSALDNRPLNFSEFRQRFSQVIYVSATPGLYEKEHSQNTVEQLVRPTGLLEPVIEVKPTEGQVDDLIHQIKLRVEKGERCLVTTLTKKLAEKLSEYLSESGVKTQYLHSEVETFERVEILRDLRLGVYDVVVGINLLREGLDLPEVSLVAILDADKEGFLRSEWALIQTMGRAARHVDGKVIMYADTVTGSMDRAITEIKRRRAVQEAYNAEHGITPQGIRKAIKDITERIRTAEAVVADSQAAAYRVTPLTKEDMARLVRELETQMKRSAKLMDFERAALLRDRIVELKRELIEPEARPRGK; from the coding sequence ATGACTGAATTCAACCTCGTTTCCGATTTTGGACTGATGGGCGACCAACCACAGGCGGTGTCCGGCTTGACCCAGGGTTTGGCTGACGGCCTCAAGGACCAGACACTGCTCGGCGTCACCGGTTCGGGCAAGACCTTCACCATGGCCAACATTATCGCCCGCTGCGGCCGGCCGGCGCTGATCATCTCTCATAACAAGACCCTGGCTGCCCAGCTCTACGCCGAATTCCGGGAGTTTTTCCCCAATAACGCCGTGGAGTATTTCGTCAGCTACTACGACTATTACCAGCCCGAGGCTTATGTCCCCTCCAAGGATATGTACATCGAAAAGGACGCCGACATCAACGACGAGATCGACAAGCTGCGGCACGCCGCCACCCGTTCGCTGCTATCCCGGCGGGATGTCATTATCGTCGCCTCGGTGTCCTGCATCTACGGCCTGGGCGAGCCGGAAGAGTACATGAAGTTCATCCTGAATCTTGAGAAGGGGGCGAGGTACAATCGGAGCGACATTTTACACCGCCTGGTAGACATGCAGTACGAGCGCAATGACCTTGATTTCTCCCGAGGGAAATTCCGCCTGCGCGGCGATACCCTGGAATTACAGCCGGCCTACGAGGAAACCGCCATCCGGGTGGAGTTCTTCGGCGATGAGATCGAGCGCATGCTCCGCATTGATCCGCTGACCGGAGAGTACCTGGAAGAACTCAAATTAGTGGACATCTACCCGGCCAAGCACTTCGTTACCTCGCCGGAGAAGCTCGTCAAGGCAATTCAGGCTATTCGAGAGGAGTTGGTTCAACGAGTCGGCGAACTCAAGAAGCAAGGCAAGCTGCTTGAAGCTGCGCGGCTGGAACAGCGCACCAACTACGACCTGGAGATGCTTGAACAGGCCGGGTACTGCAACGGCGTTGAGAACTATGCCCGCCACCTGGCGGGGCGGCCGGCGGGCTCCTCGCCGTGGACGCTGCTTGATTATTTCCCTAAGGACTACATTCTCTTCGTTGATGAGTCACACATGTCGCTGCCGCAAATACGCGGCATGTATAACGGCGACCGGGCACGTAAGGAAATCCTGGTGGACTATGGCTTCCGCCTGCCCTCAGCCCTGGACAACCGCCCTCTGAACTTCTCGGAATTCCGGCAGCGTTTTTCCCAGGTAATATACGTTTCGGCGACCCCGGGGCTTTATGAAAAAGAGCATTCCCAGAACACTGTCGAGCAGCTTGTCCGACCGACTGGTTTGTTAGAGCCGGTGATAGAAGTCAAACCCACTGAAGGTCAGGTTGACGACCTGATTCACCAGATAAAACTCCGCGTCGAAAAGGGCGAGCGCTGCCTGGTGACGACCCTCACCAAGAAACTTGCTGAGAAACTGTCAGAATACCTCAGCGAATCCGGCGTCAAGACCCAGTATCTCCACTCCGAGGTGGAGACTTTTGAAAGGGTAGAGATACTGCGCGACCTTCGGCTCGGTGTCTACGATGTTGTCGTCGGCATCAACCTGTTGCGCGAAGGCCTCGACCTGCCGGAAGTCTCACTGGTCGCCATCCTTGACGCCGACAAGGAAGGCTTCCTGCGTTCGGAGTGGGCGCTCATCCAGACCATGGGCCGCGCCGCCCGTCATGTGGACGGCAAAGTCATCATGTACGCCGACACGGTCACCGGTTCCATGGACCGCGCTATCACCGAGATCAAGCGGCGGCGGGCTGTCCAGGAGGCCTACAACGCCGAGCATGGAATCACACCGCAGGGCATTCGGAAAGCCATCAAAGACATCACCGAGCGCATCCGCACCGCTGAGGCAGTGGTGGCCGATTCACAGGCCGCGGCCTACAGGGTTACGCCGCTGACGAAGGAAGACATGGCGCGCCTCGTCCGGGAGCTGGAGACACAGATGAAGCGTTCCGCCAAGCTGATGGACTTTGAGCGCGCTGCCCTTCTACGTGATCGCATTGTGGAGCTGAAGCGGGAATTGATCGAGCCCGAGGCCAGACCCCGTGGCAAATAA
- the gltX gene encoding glutamate--tRNA ligase, which produces MTDTVRVRYAPSPTGYPHVGNIRTALFNWLFARHHSGKFIVRIEDTDQARYVPGAVEAILDGLCWLGMDWDEGPERDGVYGPYFQSQRLEKYRAAAEKLIESGHAYRCYCSLERLEDVRAAQTAAKQPTGYDRKCRDRCDISPAGVTPVVRFKVPLTGTTTFYDVIRGEVTFDNSLLDDFVLLKSDGFPTYHLANIVDDHEMKISHVMRAEEWLSSTPKHIQLYKAMGYEPPVYAHLPMILGPDRSKLSKRHGAVSIIEYKDQGYLPETMVNFLSLLGWSLDATTEIMNVKTVIDNFSLERISKTAAIFNIEKLDWMNGSYIRALPLDEFTDRAQPFLEAGVPEAAAYDREYLKGVLALIQERVKKLGELRDQPELTRFFFYENLEYHAVDLVGKGFTTISTRQALESSLERLLTLDSFTIDAMENSLRALAEELRLKPGQLFGCLRVAVTGQTVSPPLFQTMAVLGRERTTKRLKSAIAKTYELPE; this is translated from the coding sequence ATGACCGATACAGTCCGAGTCCGTTATGCCCCTTCACCCACTGGCTACCCACATGTGGGCAACATCCGCACCGCCCTGTTCAACTGGTTATTCGCCCGTCACCACAGCGGTAAGTTTATTGTCCGGATTGAGGACACCGACCAGGCGCGCTACGTCCCTGGCGCCGTGGAAGCCATACTGGACGGCCTGTGCTGGCTGGGCATGGACTGGGACGAAGGGCCGGAGAGGGACGGCGTTTACGGACCTTATTTCCAGTCGCAGCGCCTGGAAAAGTACAGGGCGGCGGCGGAGAAGCTCATCGAGAGTGGCCACGCTTACCGCTGTTACTGCTCCTTGGAGCGACTTGAGGATGTACGGGCGGCCCAGACGGCGGCCAAGCAACCGACCGGCTATGACCGTAAATGCCGCGACAGGTGCGATATCAGCCCCGCGGGCGTCACCCCGGTGGTGCGCTTCAAGGTACCGCTGACGGGGACGACCACCTTCTACGACGTCATCCGCGGCGAGGTGACTTTCGACAATTCACTGCTCGACGACTTTGTTCTCTTAAAGAGCGATGGCTTTCCGACGTACCACCTGGCCAATATTGTCGACGACCACGAGATGAAGATCTCCCATGTCATGCGCGCCGAGGAATGGCTGTCCAGCACGCCCAAACATATCCAACTATATAAGGCCATGGGCTACGAGCCGCCAGTCTATGCCCATCTGCCGATGATTTTAGGCCCGGACCGCTCGAAGCTGTCCAAGCGCCACGGCGCCGTATCTATTATCGAATACAAGGACCAGGGCTACCTGCCGGAGACGATGGTCAACTTTTTATCTCTCCTCGGCTGGTCGCTGGACGCCACCACCGAGATTATGAACGTTAAAACGGTGATAGATAATTTCTCGCTGGAACGCATTTCCAAGACGGCGGCCATCTTCAACATCGAGAAGCTGGACTGGATGAACGGCTCCTACATCAGAGCGCTGCCACTGGATGAATTCACCGACCGGGCGCAGCCTTTTTTGGAGGCTGGGGTGCCGGAGGCGGCAGCATATGATAGGGAATATCTTAAGGGCGTCCTGGCCCTTATCCAGGAGCGGGTGAAGAAGCTGGGCGAACTGCGTGATCAGCCCGAACTGACCCGGTTCTTTTTCTACGAGAACCTGGAATATCATGCTGTCGACCTGGTTGGCAAAGGATTCACCACCATATCGACGCGGCAGGCTCTCGAATCGTCCCTCGAGCGTCTGTTGACACTCGACAGCTTTACTATCGACGCTATGGAGAACTCGCTCAGAGCTCTGGCCGAGGAACTGAGGCTCAAACCTGGACAGCTCTTCGGTTGCCTGCGGGTGGCAGTCACCGGGCAAACGGTATCACCGCCGCTTTTCCAGACCATGGCGGTGCTGGGGCGGGAGCGGACAACCAAACGTCTGAAATCAGCCATCGCCAAGACCTACGAGTTGCCGGAGTAA
- the ispG gene encoding flavodoxin-dependent (E)-4-hydroxy-3-methylbut-2-enyl-diphosphate synthase, protein MTEYQSITRRRKSKVINIGGVIVGGEAPVSVQSMTKTDTRKVSETVAQIKELAAAGCEIIRCGVPDMEAAEALRQIKSQSPIPVIADIHFDYRLALTAIASGVDGLRINPGNIGDAERVKQVVVAAKERQVPIRIGVNGGSLPPDFEPMKPLHQRMVDSAMEQVRLLESLNFDLIKISLKAFDVPETVAAYRMISSMVDYPLHLGMTEAGTPRTGIIRSAVGIGALLAEGIGDTIRVSLSANPREEIVAGYEILKSLDLRQRGAVLVSCPSCSRTEVDIVGLAERVGDALLVIDKPIRVAVMGCAVNGPGEARDADVGIACGKGQGILFRRGEKVRVVAEPEFFTALLNELKNF, encoded by the coding sequence ATGACTGAATACCAGAGTATTACCAGGCGGCGGAAAAGCAAAGTCATTAACATCGGCGGCGTTATTGTCGGCGGCGAAGCGCCTGTGTCTGTTCAGTCGATGACCAAGACCGACACACGCAAAGTTTCGGAGACTGTTGCCCAGATCAAAGAGTTAGCCGCGGCCGGCTGTGAGATCATCCGCTGCGGCGTGCCGGACATGGAGGCTGCCGAGGCACTGCGGCAAATCAAGAGTCAGAGCCCGATTCCAGTCATCGCCGACATCCACTTCGATTACCGGTTGGCTCTGACAGCCATCGCCTCGGGCGTTGATGGTTTGCGGATCAACCCGGGCAACATCGGCGATGCGGAACGGGTGAAGCAGGTGGTGGTCGCGGCGAAAGAAAGACAGGTACCGATCCGCATCGGAGTCAATGGCGGGAGCCTGCCGCCGGACTTCGAGCCGATGAAACCTCTGCACCAGAGGATGGTTGACTCGGCGATGGAGCAAGTGAGGCTCCTTGAGAGCCTGAACTTCGACCTGATCAAGATTTCACTCAAAGCCTTCGACGTGCCTGAGACGGTGGCGGCCTACCGAATGATTTCTTCGATGGTCGATTACCCTTTGCACCTGGGCATGACCGAAGCCGGAACGCCGCGCACCGGTATCATCCGCTCAGCAGTTGGCATCGGGGCGCTCTTGGCCGAAGGCATCGGTGACACCATCCGTGTATCGCTCTCGGCAAACCCGCGCGAGGAGATCGTCGCCGGTTACGAAATACTGAAAAGCCTTGACCTTCGCCAGCGGGGGGCTGTCCTGGTTAGCTGCCCGTCTTGCTCTCGTACGGAGGTGGACATTGTCGGTCTGGCCGAGCGGGTCGGAGATGCCCTCCTGGTCATCGACAAACCCATCAGGGTGGCCGTCATGGGCTGCGCCGTCAATGGTCCCGGCGAGGCGCGGGACGCCGATGTCGGCATCGCCTGCGGCAAGGGTCAGGGAATTTTATTCCGCCGCGGCGAAAAGGTCCGCGTGGTAGCCGAGCCGGAGTTCTTCACCGCCCTTTTAAATGAACTCAAAAACTTTTAG
- the dxr gene encoding 1-deoxy-D-xylulose-5-phosphate reductoisomerase, whose amino-acid sequence MTPKNLAVLGSTGSIGQQALDVARRHPSKVSVVGLAAGENFTLAQKQADEFQPRFISCAAKQLTCGNSVCLPLETMATHPDVDIVIVALPGGAGLGPALAAARAGKIIALANKECLVAAGEILLAEARKHGAQVRPVDSEHSAIWQCLTGEPSQPEKLLLTASGGPFREYPAERIAAVTPEQALAHPSWKMGKKVTIDSATLMNKGLEVIEAHRLYGLPYERIEVVIHPQSIIHSMVEFADGAIKAQLSPPDMRLPIQYALSYPERWDNADLPRADWAKISRLDFSEPDFSKFPCLRLAIEAGKRESTFPAVLSAADEAAVNLFLARRIAFTDIALLVAGALDGHNPEGEPSLENIAAAEVWARQKVLELARSL is encoded by the coding sequence ATGACACCGAAAAACCTGGCCGTCCTGGGTTCGACCGGCAGCATCGGACAGCAGGCACTGGACGTAGCCCGCCGGCATCCATCAAAGGTTTCGGTCGTTGGTTTGGCTGCCGGCGAAAATTTCACCCTGGCGCAAAAGCAGGCCGACGAATTCCAGCCCCGTTTCATATCCTGCGCCGCCAAGCAGCTAACTTGCGGCAACTCAGTGTGCTTGCCGCTGGAGACCATGGCGACGCATCCCGATGTCGATATCGTCATCGTCGCTCTGCCTGGGGGCGCCGGACTGGGTCCGGCCCTCGCAGCGGCGCGGGCGGGCAAGATAATCGCTCTGGCCAATAAGGAATGCCTCGTCGCTGCCGGCGAGATATTGCTCGCTGAAGCCCGAAAGCACGGCGCCCAGGTCCGCCCGGTTGACTCGGAACATTCGGCCATCTGGCAATGCCTCACCGGCGAACCCAGCCAACCGGAAAAGCTCCTTTTGACAGCCTCCGGAGGGCCGTTCCGCGAATACCCGGCCGAAAGAATAGCGGCGGTGACACCGGAGCAGGCGCTGGCCCACCCTTCGTGGAAGATGGGCAAAAAGGTGACTATCGACTCAGCGACGCTGATGAACAAAGGCCTCGAGGTCATCGAGGCGCACCGGCTCTACGGCTTGCCTTACGAGCGCATCGAAGTGGTCATCCACCCGCAGTCAATCATCCACTCGATGGTCGAGTTCGCCGACGGCGCGATTAAAGCTCAGCTTTCACCGCCGGATATGCGGCTTCCGATACAATATGCTCTTTCCTACCCTGAGCGCTGGGACAATGCCGACCTGCCAAGGGCGGACTGGGCAAAAATCTCCCGCCTTGATTTTTCAGAGCCGGACTTCAGCAAATTCCCTTGCTTGAGACTGGCAATTGAGGCTGGTAAGCGGGAGAGCACTTTTCCTGCGGTGCTGTCTGCTGCGGACGAGGCGGCAGTTAACCTCTTCCTCGCGCGCAGAATTGCCTTTACCGACATCGCCCTGCTGGTAGCCGGAGCGCTCGATGGGCATAACCCAGAGGGCGAACCTTCGTTAGAAAACATAGCCGCGGCCGAAGTGTGGGCGCGGCAGAAAGTCTTAGAGCTGGCAAGGAGTCTTTAG
- a CDS encoding M50 family metallopeptidase, whose protein sequence is MFTIIVFLLVLAVVVLSHEAGHFFTAKAFGVKVNEFGIGYPPRLFAVKKGETEYSVNLLPLGGFVKLSGEEDPTAPGSLASKSHAKRITVLASGAAVNALLPIIFFTAAMILPHDVASGRIEVVEVSPDSPASTAGIVPGDVITRLDGRDLINNNELGRVIILNLGEAIPMEIVKADGTTQTVSVTPRWNPPEGQGAVGIRTRTADVVIEETTVPFFRAIDQGLREAGETMVLFKNSILMMVFGADAQIAGPVGIAQMTGEVARAGISPLLEFTAFLSLNLAILNLLPIPALDGGRIAFVVVEWARRGKRIDPQTEGKIHFIGFVILIGLIIMVTFQDILRIVGG, encoded by the coding sequence TTGTTCACCATAATCGTCTTTTTACTCGTTCTAGCGGTAGTGGTGCTGTCTCACGAAGCCGGCCATTTCTTCACGGCCAAAGCCTTCGGGGTAAAGGTCAATGAATTCGGTATCGGCTACCCGCCGCGGTTATTCGCTGTCAAGAAGGGCGAAACCGAGTATTCGGTCAACCTGCTGCCGCTGGGCGGCTTCGTCAAGCTGTCCGGCGAGGAAGACCCGACGGCACCGGGCTCGCTGGCCTCAAAAAGTCACGCCAAACGTATCACCGTGCTGGCCTCCGGCGCGGCCGTAAACGCTCTGCTGCCTATAATTTTTTTCACCGCCGCAATGATCCTGCCACACGACGTAGCTTCGGGGCGGATCGAGGTGGTCGAGGTATCGCCCGACTCGCCGGCCTCAACGGCTGGCATCGTTCCCGGCGATGTCATCACCAGGCTGGATGGTCGTGACCTTATCAACAACAATGAGCTGGGCAGAGTTATTATCCTGAATCTGGGTGAAGCGATCCCCATGGAAATAGTTAAGGCAGATGGTACAACGCAGACGGTGTCCGTGACGCCTCGATGGAACCCGCCCGAGGGACAGGGCGCGGTAGGCATACGCACCCGGACTGCCGATGTGGTCATCGAAGAAACAACTGTGCCCTTTTTCCGGGCAATCGACCAGGGGTTGCGTGAAGCCGGCGAGACCATGGTGCTTTTTAAGAACTCTATTTTGATGATGGTTTTCGGCGCCGACGCCCAGATCGCCGGCCCGGTCGGCATTGCCCAGATGACCGGCGAGGTAGCTCGAGCCGGAATTTCCCCGCTGTTGGAGTTCACCGCTTTCCTGTCGCTCAACCTGGCCATCCTGAATCTGCTGCCGATACCGGCGCTGGATGGCGGCCGTATCGCCTTCGTCGTTGTTGAGTGGGCGCGAAGAGGCAAGCGCATCGACCCGCAGACCGAGGGCAAGATCCACTTCATCGGCTTCGTTATCCTCATCGGCCTGATCATCATGGTAACGTTTCAGGATATCCTCAGAATTGTCGGCGGATAA